One genomic region from Mesorhizobium terrae encodes:
- a CDS encoding cupin domain-containing protein, whose amino-acid sequence MSSAPHLTQASTRTDLVDWGVQPNAIEGASHSTGRLVHKGPNTQPESGIWVCTPGRWRLAIPRDEFCHFVAGRATYRSDDGEVVEVTPNTAAMFPAGWTGECTVHETIRNIYMLA is encoded by the coding sequence ATGAGCTCGGCCCCGCATCTGACCCAAGCCTCGACCCGCACCGACCTTGTCGACTGGGGCGTGCAGCCCAACGCGATCGAGGGCGCTTCCCACTCCACCGGGCGGCTGGTGCACAAGGGGCCGAACACCCAGCCGGAGTCCGGCATCTGGGTGTGTACGCCTGGCCGCTGGCGGCTTGCCATTCCCCGCGACGAGTTCTGCCATTTCGTCGCCGGTCGCGCGACCTATCGCAGCGACGACGGCGAAGTCGTCGAGGTCACACCGAACACCGCCGCGATGTTCCCCGCCGGCTGGACCGGCGAATGCACGGTCCATGAGACCATCCGCAACATCTACATGCTGGCCTGA
- a CDS encoding cupin domain-containing protein: protein MPTPVWKSPLAMADLVDWGVIPTMIEGQSHTSGKVLHKGPEGRSECGLWICTPGKWECHVTRDEFCHFLEGRCTYVHESGEVIEIEPDTAAFFPQDWKGVCTVHETIKKVYMIR, encoded by the coding sequence ATGCCGACACCTGTCTGGAAATCGCCGCTTGCCATGGCCGACCTGGTCGACTGGGGCGTCATCCCCACCATGATCGAGGGCCAGTCGCACACCTCGGGCAAGGTCCTGCACAAGGGCCCGGAGGGCCGTTCCGAATGCGGCCTGTGGATCTGCACGCCCGGCAAATGGGAATGCCACGTCACCCGCGACGAGTTCTGCCACTTCCTGGAAGGCCGCTGCACCTATGTGCACGAATCCGGCGAGGTCATCGAGATCGAGCCCGACACGGCGGCGTTCTTCCCGCAGGACTGGAAGGGCGTCTGCACGGTCCACGAGACGATCAAGAAGGTCTACATGATCCGCTGA
- a CDS encoding aldehyde dehydrogenase family protein, whose amino-acid sequence MDFSAHQPALFVNPGYRPMMGTAKAVIDPATLETVGAIAAATDAEIDAVLAAATKAQFGWKRLDAKSRAKQLHAVANAIEAADFTHCAELMVREMGKPYPEAIGEIANCAPIFRYYAEMARDDAGKVAGTTQAGSFQYARYEPYGVSVHIMPYNFPILLMCWTVAASLAAGNGCVIKPAEATTLSTLEFMRVFATLPEGLVSCLPGGAETGKALIASERTHAVAFTGSVAAGRAVAVACAERMKPCVIEAGGSDPMIVSAHAPLDVAAAGAVTAAFHLTGQVCTSAERFYVVDSVHDRFVELFAERTRALRIGNGLDKSEIGPLVSEAARAKVMRLVDDAVRNGATAVTGGRIPPAQTTGWFYEPTILTGVTPDMAICREECFGPVAAICRVKDFDEAIRLANDSPFGLGASIFTSDLAEAHEAAEQLEAGMVWVNNPLIDNDALPFGGWKASGLGRELGRQGLDAFRRSKMVIIDHKPTIQDWWYPYPDEWFRAAGGRKHV is encoded by the coding sequence ATGGATTTCTCGGCCCATCAACCGGCCCTGTTCGTCAATCCCGGCTATCGGCCGATGATGGGCACGGCCAAGGCGGTGATCGACCCCGCCACGCTGGAGACGGTGGGAGCCATCGCGGCGGCGACCGATGCGGAGATCGACGCGGTGCTTGCGGCGGCGACCAAAGCCCAGTTCGGCTGGAAGAGGCTCGATGCCAAGAGCCGCGCCAAGCAGCTGCACGCGGTGGCCAACGCCATCGAGGCGGCCGATTTCACGCATTGCGCCGAGCTGATGGTGCGCGAGATGGGCAAACCCTATCCGGAAGCGATCGGCGAGATCGCCAATTGCGCGCCGATCTTCCGCTACTATGCCGAAATGGCGCGCGACGACGCCGGCAAGGTGGCCGGGACCACCCAGGCCGGCTCGTTCCAATATGCACGCTACGAACCCTACGGGGTCTCGGTGCACATCATGCCCTACAACTTCCCGATCCTTTTGATGTGCTGGACGGTGGCCGCCTCGCTGGCCGCCGGCAACGGCTGCGTGATCAAGCCGGCCGAGGCGACGACGCTGTCGACGCTCGAATTCATGCGCGTGTTCGCCACGCTGCCGGAAGGGCTGGTCTCCTGCCTGCCGGGCGGAGCCGAGACGGGCAAGGCTTTGATTGCCTCGGAACGCACGCATGCGGTCGCCTTTACCGGGTCCGTTGCGGCCGGCCGCGCGGTGGCGGTGGCCTGCGCGGAACGCATGAAACCCTGCGTCATCGAGGCGGGCGGCAGCGATCCGATGATCGTGTCGGCGCATGCGCCGCTGGACGTCGCCGCCGCCGGCGCGGTGACCGCCGCATTCCATCTGACCGGACAGGTCTGCACCTCGGCCGAGCGCTTCTATGTGGTCGACAGCGTGCATGACCGTTTCGTCGAACTGTTCGCCGAGCGGACGCGGGCACTCAGGATCGGCAACGGGCTCGACAAGAGCGAGATCGGCCCGCTGGTCAGCGAAGCCGCCCGCGCCAAGGTGATGCGTCTGGTGGATGACGCCGTGCGCAACGGTGCGACCGCGGTGACGGGCGGACGCATTCCGCCGGCGCAGACGACCGGCTGGTTCTACGAGCCGACCATCCTGACCGGGGTGACGCCCGATATGGCGATCTGCCGCGAGGAGTGTTTCGGACCGGTGGCGGCGATCTGCCGGGTGAAGGATTTCGACGAGGCGATCCGGCTGGCCAATGACAGCCCATTCGGGCTGGGTGCCTCGATCTTCACCAGCGATCTCGCCGAAGCGCATGAAGCGGCCGAACAACTGGAAGCCGGCATGGTGTGGGTGAACAACCCGCTGATCGACAATGACGCATTGCCCTTCGGCGGCTGGAAGGCCTCGGGGCTCGGCCGCGAACTCGGCCGGCAAGGGCTGGATGCCTTTCGCCGCTCGAAGATGGTGATCATCGACCACAAGCCGACCATCCAGGACTGGTGGTATCCCTATCCGGACGAATGGTTCCGCGCCGCCGGCGGCCGCAAACACGTGTGA
- a CDS encoding LacI family DNA-binding transcriptional regulator codes for MAQKIKLSTIADALGVSTATVSLALRDSPLVAGATREKIKEHAREIGYIYNRRAASLRTSRSGIVGVVVHDIMNPFYAEILRSIEHELDRSRQTFLLSNHYDQLDKQRTFIDTLLQLGADGVIMSPAIDTPASDIIMAEENGLPAVLIARDVEDAHVPVFRGDDAYGTALATNHLISLGHKRIAMVGGTDQTSTGRDRYQGYVNAMEAAGLEIMPSWRIPGPRTKQGGFEAAAQFLALKDKPTAACCWNDLVAIGLMNGIARAGLMPGVDISVTGYDDLEEAQIATPALTTVWNGQREVGRRAASALLDKLNGQTVRPSQELIKPELHVRQSTGRPVERH; via the coding sequence CTGGCACAGAAGATCAAGCTTTCGACCATTGCCGACGCACTCGGCGTTTCAACCGCCACAGTTTCGCTGGCGCTGCGCGACAGCCCGCTGGTGGCTGGCGCGACCCGCGAGAAGATCAAGGAACACGCCCGCGAGATCGGTTACATCTACAACCGCCGCGCCGCTTCGCTGCGCACATCGCGCTCCGGCATCGTCGGCGTCGTCGTGCACGACATCATGAACCCGTTCTATGCCGAGATCCTGCGCTCCATCGAGCACGAGCTCGACCGCAGCCGGCAGACCTTCCTGCTCTCAAACCACTACGACCAGCTCGACAAGCAGCGCACCTTCATCGACACGCTGCTGCAGCTTGGCGCCGATGGCGTCATCATGTCGCCGGCCATCGATACGCCGGCCTCCGACATCATCATGGCGGAGGAAAATGGCCTCCCCGCCGTGCTGATCGCGCGCGATGTCGAAGACGCGCATGTGCCCGTTTTTCGCGGCGACGACGCCTATGGAACGGCGCTCGCCACCAACCATCTGATCTCGCTTGGCCACAAGCGCATCGCCATGGTCGGCGGCACCGACCAGACCTCGACCGGGCGCGACCGCTATCAGGGCTATGTCAACGCCATGGAGGCGGCAGGGCTTGAGATCATGCCGTCCTGGCGCATTCCCGGACCCCGCACCAAGCAGGGCGGGTTCGAAGCCGCCGCGCAGTTCCTGGCGTTGAAGGACAAGCCGACCGCAGCCTGCTGCTGGAACGATCTCGTCGCCATCGGCCTGATGAACGGCATCGCCCGCGCCGGCCTGATGCCGGGCGTCGACATCTCGGTGACCGGTTATGACGATCTCGAGGAAGCGCAGATCGCGACGCCGGCGCTGACCACTGTGTGGAACGGCCAGCGCGAAGTCGGCCGCCGCGCCGCCAGCGCGCTGCTCGACAAGCTGAACGGCCAGACGGTGCGCCCTTCGCAGGAGCTCATCAAGCCGGAACTCCACGTGCGCCAGTCGACCGGCCGCCCGGTCGAACGGCACTAG
- a CDS encoding DMT family transporter, protein MLSVYVSFSFLDTSSKYLVLAGIAPLFIAWMRFTVHVVLVMGLFRSWQGLARFRAANLPAHILRGVLLLGSTLFNILALRTLQLAETTSIYFFGPMVITALAGPLLGEWAGWRRWLAILAGFVGVLVITRPGVGVFGVGHLLALGSMLSNSFYVIMTRRMAAKETPESLILYSALVPSLLLLPTLPFSATLPPDGWHWLILLLLGVFGGLGHWLLIRAYKLATATALAPYPYSQMIWMIGFGYFIFGQFPDGWTLGGAAIIVASGLYILHREHRLRVRNRAALDAETGELAKKL, encoded by the coding sequence ATGCTGTCTGTCTACGTCTCGTTCTCCTTTCTCGACACCTCTTCCAAATATCTGGTGCTGGCAGGCATCGCCCCGCTCTTCATCGCCTGGATGCGCTTCACCGTGCATGTCGTGCTGGTCATGGGTCTGTTCCGCTCCTGGCAGGGGCTGGCGCGCTTTCGGGCTGCGAACCTGCCGGCGCATATCCTGCGCGGCGTGCTGCTGCTTGGCTCCACCTTGTTCAACATCCTGGCGCTGCGCACGCTGCAGCTTGCCGAAACCACGTCGATCTATTTCTTCGGGCCGATGGTCATCACCGCACTGGCCGGCCCGTTGCTCGGCGAATGGGCCGGCTGGCGGCGCTGGTTGGCGATCCTTGCCGGCTTTGTCGGCGTGCTGGTCATCACGCGGCCGGGCGTCGGCGTCTTCGGTGTCGGCCATCTCCTGGCGCTCGGCTCGATGCTGTCCAATTCCTTCTACGTCATCATGACGCGGCGCATGGCCGCCAAGGAGACGCCTGAGAGCCTGATCCTCTATTCGGCGCTTGTGCCATCCTTGCTGCTCCTGCCGACCTTGCCCTTCTCGGCGACGCTGCCGCCGGATGGCTGGCACTGGCTCATCCTGCTTCTGCTTGGCGTTTTCGGAGGTCTTGGCCACTGGCTGCTGATCCGAGCCTACAAGCTGGCCACCGCCACCGCGCTGGCGCCTTATCCTTATTCGCAGATGATCTGGATGATCGGCTTCGGTTATTTCATCTTCGGCCAGTTCCCGGACGGATGGACGCTCGGCGGTGCCGCCATCATCGTCGCCAGCGGCCTCTACATCCTGCACCGTGAGCACAGGCTGAGGGTTCGCAACCGCGCCGCGCTCGACGCCGAAACCGGAGAGCTGGCAAAAAAGCTTTGA
- a CDS encoding DUF2000 family protein: protein MFDTKFTIVLREDLAVWQKLNVAAFLSTGVAAQFPQMIGEPYRDRAGNIYNALSIQPVIVLSADQTTLSTIHRRSLERGVTISLYVEEMFSTGFDSLNRETFAKFAPDDAKVVGIAMRADKKIVDKITKGARMQA from the coding sequence ATGTTCGACACCAAGTTTACAATCGTGCTGAGGGAAGATCTGGCCGTCTGGCAGAAACTCAACGTCGCCGCCTTCCTCAGCACCGGTGTCGCCGCCCAGTTTCCGCAGATGATCGGCGAGCCCTATCGCGACCGTGCCGGCAACATCTACAACGCCTTGTCGATCCAGCCGGTTATTGTTTTGTCGGCCGACCAGACCACCTTGTCCACCATCCACCGCCGTTCGCTGGAACGGGGTGTGACGATCTCGCTTTATGTCGAAGAGATGTTCTCGACCGGCTTCGATTCGCTGAACCGCGAGACCTTTGCCAAATTCGCCCCGGACGACGCGAAAGTGGTCGGCATTGCCATGCGCGCCGACAAGAAGATCGTCGACAAGATCACCAAGGGCGCGCGTATGCAGGCCTGA
- a CDS encoding AraC family transcriptional regulator, with amino-acid sequence MPTDLSNEAFQGLGRLCAHDGGDRIVQAPDLNGIERMEAWFHGPVFDPHRHDTYAIGVTLSGVQSFHYRGAERHSLPGQLMVLHPDEVHDGGAGTDTELRYHMLYLEPSLLADAMGGAPLPFVPEAVVDDAAFRTTLAGAFDELDRGLDPLFVDDFVAELAGFLLRHANRPDKVLGKTAWSAANRARDYLRENALELVRSDALEAVTGLDRYALSRHFRAAFSTSPHRFLLMRRLEQAKRMMRADMPLAEIAAAAGFSDQSHFNRQFKKAFGLTPGRWSSLIRRKAPGQAQAA; translated from the coding sequence ATGCCGACCGATTTATCCAATGAGGCCTTCCAGGGTCTTGGACGTTTGTGCGCGCATGACGGCGGCGACCGCATCGTGCAGGCGCCTGATCTGAACGGCATAGAGCGCATGGAAGCCTGGTTTCATGGCCCCGTCTTCGACCCGCATCGACACGACACCTATGCGATCGGCGTGACATTGTCGGGCGTGCAGAGCTTTCACTACCGGGGCGCGGAACGCCACAGCCTGCCCGGCCAGCTGATGGTGCTACACCCGGACGAGGTGCATGATGGCGGCGCCGGCACCGACACGGAACTGCGCTATCACATGCTCTATCTGGAACCGTCGCTGCTGGCCGACGCCATGGGTGGCGCGCCGCTGCCCTTCGTGCCCGAGGCAGTCGTCGACGACGCGGCGTTCCGTACAACGCTCGCCGGTGCGTTCGACGAACTCGACCGTGGGCTGGACCCGCTGTTTGTCGACGATTTCGTGGCCGAGCTTGCCGGCTTCCTGCTGCGGCACGCTAACCGCCCGGACAAGGTGTTGGGTAAAACGGCTTGGAGCGCGGCCAATCGTGCGCGCGACTATCTCAGGGAAAATGCACTGGAACTGGTGCGGTCCGACGCGCTGGAAGCGGTCACCGGCCTCGACCGCTATGCGCTGTCACGCCATTTCCGCGCCGCCTTCTCCACCAGCCCACATCGCTTCCTTCTGATGCGGCGGTTGGAACAGGCAAAACGGATGATGAGGGCAGACATGCCGCTGGCGGAAATCGCGGCGGCGGCCGGCTTCAGCGACCAGAGCCATTTCAACCGGCAGTTCAAGAAGGCCTTTGGCCTGACACCGGGGCGCTGGTCGTCATTGATCCGTCGCAAAGCGCCGGGCCAGGCCCAAGCGGCGTAA
- a CDS encoding MarR family winged helix-turn-helix transcriptional regulator: MAKADKSATMSRLHSAARLARTALAARLLAHGFYAGQDQIMLALSREDGQTPGTLADRLGVRPPTITKTINRLQAQGFLDKRASNADARQAHIFLTDSGRETIHAIEKSVKKTEKQALRGLDKKDQKTLFKLLARIEANLSDEEIVLADEEEEEQDA, translated from the coding sequence ATGGCCAAGGCTGATAAAAGTGCGACGATGAGCCGGCTGCATTCCGCAGCCCGGCTGGCGCGAACCGCGCTCGCTGCCAGATTGCTGGCGCACGGGTTTTATGCCGGGCAGGACCAGATCATGCTGGCGCTGAGCCGCGAGGACGGCCAGACCCCCGGCACTCTGGCCGACCGGCTGGGCGTACGTCCGCCCACCATCACCAAGACCATCAACCGGTTGCAGGCGCAGGGCTTCCTCGACAAGCGCGCTTCCAATGCCGATGCCCGCCAGGCGCATATCTTCCTCACCGATTCGGGCCGCGAGACCATCCACGCCATCGAGAAGTCGGTGAAGAAGACCGAGAAACAGGCGCTGCGCGGCCTCGACAAGAAAGACCAGAAGACCCTGTTCAAGCTGCTCGCCCGCATCGAGGCGAACCTGTCGGACGAAGAGATCGTGCTCGCCGACGAGGAAGAGGAAGAACAGGACGCCTGA
- a CDS encoding CobW family GTP-binding protein gives MSETQTQIPVTVLTGYLGAGKTTLLNRILSENHGKRYAVIVNEFGEIGIDNDLIVESDEEIYEMNNGCVCCTVRGDLIRTVEGLMRRPGRFDAILVETTGLADPAPVAQTFFMDDDVRSKTKLDAVVALVDAKHLPLRLKDSKEAEDQIAFADVVVLNKTDLVTPEELASVEATIRAINPSARIHRTQRSGVALSEVLDRGAFDLKRALDNDPHFLDAHDHDHDHECGPDCDHDHHHHHHDHNHHHHDHDHHHHASPIHDVTVQSVSLRGGEMDPKKFFPWIEKITQMEGPNILRLKGIIALKDDPDRYVLQGVHMIIEGDHQRAWKDGEKHESRLVFIGRKLDAERLKSSFEACQAA, from the coding sequence ATGAGCGAGACACAGACGCAGATCCCCGTAACCGTGCTGACCGGCTATCTCGGCGCCGGCAAGACGACGCTGCTCAACCGCATTCTCTCTGAAAACCATGGCAAGCGTTATGCCGTGATCGTCAACGAATTCGGCGAGATCGGCATCGACAATGACCTGATTGTGGAATCCGACGAGGAAATCTACGAGATGAACAACGGTTGCGTGTGCTGTACGGTGCGCGGCGACCTGATCCGCACCGTCGAAGGCCTGATGCGTCGGCCCGGCCGCTTCGACGCGATCCTGGTCGAGACCACCGGTCTTGCCGACCCGGCACCGGTGGCCCAGACCTTCTTCATGGACGACGACGTGCGTTCCAAGACCAAGCTCGACGCGGTCGTCGCACTGGTCGACGCCAAGCACCTGCCGCTGCGCCTGAAGGATTCCAAGGAGGCCGAGGACCAGATCGCCTTCGCCGACGTGGTCGTGCTGAACAAGACCGACCTGGTGACGCCTGAAGAACTCGCCAGCGTCGAGGCGACGATCCGCGCCATCAACCCTTCGGCCCGCATCCACCGCACCCAACGTTCCGGCGTTGCGCTGTCGGAAGTGCTCGACCGTGGCGCCTTCGACCTGAAGCGCGCGCTGGACAACGACCCGCATTTCCTCGACGCGCATGATCACGACCACGATCATGAATGCGGCCCGGACTGCGACCACGACCATCACCACCATCATCATGATCATAATCACCACCACCACGATCATGACCATCATCACCACGCTTCGCCTATCCACGATGTGACGGTGCAGTCAGTGTCATTGCGCGGCGGCGAGATGGACCCGAAGAAGTTCTTCCCCTGGATCGAGAAGATCACCCAGATGGAAGGGCCGAACATCCTGCGCCTGAAGGGCATCATCGCGCTCAAGGACGATCCGGACCGCTATGTGCTGCAGGGCGTGCACATGATCATCGAAGGCGACCATCAGCGCGCCTGGAAAGACGGCGAGAAGCATGAAAGCCGGCTGGTATTCATCGGCCGCAAGCTGGACGCCGAACGGCTGAAGTCGAGCTTCGAGGCCTGCCAGGCGGCCTGA
- a CDS encoding WD40 repeat domain-containing protein, with protein sequence MPTVAPLDIDGHCITAVFLDDVPHFAFADGAVHRLDHGHKTVQANDGLLTAFHDTANDRLVTGGEDGKVFSVKANGVVEELATAGRKWVTSVAAGPQGAIAYGVGKSAFVRFADGKTKEFQHPRTVEGLAFAPKGMRFGVARYNGATLHFPATEGKPTELEWAGAHTGVAFSPDGNFLVTTMQENALHGWKLADGKHMRMSGYPAKVKSLSWSARGKWLASSGAPAAIVWPFQAKDGPMGKAPLELGTRGNTMVTAVACHPSEDVVAIGYEDGMVIAARFADAKEVLLRRPGKGAITALAWDREERRVAFGSATGDCGIIDITA encoded by the coding sequence ATGCCGACAGTCGCCCCGCTTGATATCGATGGCCATTGCATCACCGCCGTCTTCCTTGACGACGTGCCGCATTTCGCCTTCGCCGACGGCGCCGTGCACAGGCTGGACCACGGTCACAAGACCGTTCAAGCCAATGACGGGCTGCTGACCGCTTTCCACGACACGGCCAATGACAGGCTGGTGACCGGCGGCGAGGACGGCAAGGTGTTTTCGGTCAAGGCCAATGGCGTGGTCGAGGAACTCGCGACGGCCGGCAGGAAATGGGTAACCAGTGTCGCCGCAGGTCCCCAGGGCGCCATCGCCTATGGCGTTGGCAAGAGCGCCTTCGTGCGCTTCGCCGACGGCAAGACCAAGGAATTCCAACACCCGCGCACGGTTGAAGGACTGGCTTTCGCACCGAAGGGCATGCGCTTCGGCGTTGCCCGCTACAATGGCGCGACGCTGCATTTCCCCGCCACTGAAGGCAAGCCGACGGAATTGGAATGGGCCGGCGCCCATACCGGCGTCGCCTTCTCGCCCGACGGCAATTTCCTCGTGACCACGATGCAGGAAAACGCCCTGCATGGCTGGAAGCTGGCCGACGGCAAGCACATGCGCATGTCAGGCTACCCCGCCAAGGTGAAGAGCCTGTCATGGAGCGCGCGCGGCAAATGGCTGGCCAGTTCCGGCGCGCCGGCGGCGATCGTATGGCCGTTCCAGGCCAAGGACGGACCGATGGGCAAGGCACCACTGGAACTCGGCACGCGCGGCAACACCATGGTCACCGCAGTGGCATGCCACCCGAGCGAAGACGTCGTGGCGATCGGTTATGAGGACGGCATGGTGATCGCCGCCCGCTTCGCCGATGCCAAGGAAGTGCTGTTGCGCCGCCCCGGCAAGGGCGCCATCACGGCGCTGGCATGGGACCGCGAGGAACGCCGCGTCGCCTTCGGCAGTGCCACCGGCGACTGCGGGATCATCGACATCACTGCTTAA
- a CDS encoding MarR family winged helix-turn-helix transcriptional regulator yields MPFQKERSAGFLANQMARLFAKGLQQRIRPLGLAPAQFMTLLALWDEDGLSQSELVRRLDVEQATMANTLARMERDGLIVRRSNPNDGRSQSVHLTRIAAALQGPATDAARAQNGAALANFSDDEKEQFLALMRRAIAAMHDE; encoded by the coding sequence ATGCCCTTTCAGAAAGAACGCTCCGCCGGTTTCCTCGCCAACCAGATGGCACGCCTGTTCGCCAAGGGGTTGCAACAACGCATCCGCCCGCTTGGACTGGCGCCGGCGCAGTTCATGACGCTGCTGGCGCTATGGGACGAGGACGGGCTGAGTCAGAGCGAACTGGTGCGCAGGCTCGACGTCGAACAGGCCACCATGGCCAATACACTCGCCCGGATGGAGCGCGACGGGCTGATCGTGCGGCGTTCCAACCCTAACGATGGCCGCTCACAATCCGTCCACCTGACGCGGATCGCAGCGGCGCTGCAAGGCCCGGCCACCGACGCCGCCCGCGCCCAAAACGGGGCGGCCCTGGCGAATTTCAGCGATGACGAGAAAGAACAGTTCCTCGCGCTGATGCGGCGGGCCATCGCCGCCATGCACGACGAATGA
- a CDS encoding aspartate aminotransferase family protein, with amino-acid sequence MSVSTRSNSIIGGIDAQRVAKLRATEAEIFRKARPKSQARTGNGIAGYFDGVPMHWMTDWPTPFPILVDSATRATITDIDGNRLDDFCLGDTGSMFGHSPAPVARAIRKQAGRGLTYMLPSEDALAVGTLLQELFGLPYWQIATTATDANRFALRVARAVTGRDKILVFNGCYHGSVDETMVRIKDGKPINRPGLAGEFRDLTQRAKIVEFNDLPALEAALKAKDVACVITEPVLTNSCMVLPEPGFHEALRRLTRETGTLLLIDETHTISTGRGGYTGTRGLEPDLFVLGKPVAGGVPASIWGMSEETASRYAAYNHAKEPGYSGMGTTLSANPLQFATMRATLEQVMTAENYAHMERLADKLAKGLAAAIERNRLPWHVMRVGARVEFICAPGPLSNGAEAEGAHVPELEAAVHVALVNRGVLIAPFHNMMLVSPVTTASQVKRLIAAFADVAAKLAA; translated from the coding sequence ATGAGCGTAAGCACCAGGTCGAACAGTATCATCGGCGGCATCGATGCCCAACGTGTCGCAAAACTGCGCGCAACCGAAGCGGAAATTTTCCGAAAAGCCCGCCCGAAATCGCAGGCCCGCACCGGCAACGGCATCGCCGGCTATTTCGACGGCGTGCCGATGCACTGGATGACCGACTGGCCAACGCCCTTCCCGATCCTGGTCGACAGCGCGACACGCGCCACGATCACCGACATCGATGGCAACCGGCTGGACGATTTCTGCCTCGGAGATACCGGCTCGATGTTCGGCCATTCGCCGGCGCCAGTCGCGCGTGCCATCCGCAAGCAGGCCGGACGCGGCCTGACCTACATGCTGCCGTCCGAGGACGCGCTGGCGGTCGGCACGCTGCTGCAGGAGCTTTTCGGCCTGCCCTACTGGCAGATCGCCACCACGGCCACCGACGCCAACCGCTTCGCGCTGCGCGTGGCCCGCGCGGTGACCGGCCGCGACAAGATCCTCGTCTTCAACGGCTGCTATCACGGCTCGGTCGACGAGACGATGGTGCGCATCAAGGACGGCAAGCCGATCAACCGGCCGGGACTGGCCGGCGAATTCCGCGACCTCACCCAGCGTGCCAAAATCGTCGAGTTCAATGACCTGCCGGCACTGGAAGCGGCGCTGAAGGCGAAGGATGTCGCCTGCGTTATCACCGAACCGGTGCTGACCAATTCCTGCATGGTGTTGCCTGAACCCGGTTTCCATGAAGCGCTGCGGCGCCTGACCCGCGAGACCGGCACGCTACTGCTGATCGACGAGACGCACACGATCTCGACCGGCCGTGGCGGCTACACCGGAACCCGCGGTCTCGAACCGGACCTGTTCGTGCTCGGCAAGCCGGTGGCGGGCGGCGTGCCGGCCAGCATCTGGGGCATGAGCGAAGAAACGGCCTCGCGCTACGCCGCTTACAACCACGCCAAGGAGCCCGGCTATTCCGGCATGGGCACGACACTGTCGGCCAACCCACTGCAATTCGCCACCATGCGCGCAACGCTGGAACAGGTGATGACGGCGGAGAACTACGCGCATATGGAACGGCTGGCCGACAAACTGGCCAAGGGGCTTGCCGCCGCAATCGAGCGCAACCGGCTGCCCTGGCATGTGATGCGCGTCGGCGCCCGCGTCGAGTTCATCTGCGCGCCCGGCCCGCTCAGCAATGGCGCCGAGGCCGAAGGCGCGCACGTGCCGGAACTGGAAGCGGCCGTGCATGTCGCGCTGGTCAATCGCGGCGTGCTGATCGCGCCGTTCCACAACATGATGCTCGTCTCGCCCGTCACCACGGCAAGCCAGGTGAAACGGCTGATCGCCGCCTTCGCCGATGTTGCCGCCAAGCTCGCGGCATGA